The sequence tcactttgttgtacagcagacactaacacaacattttaaaacaattacactccaataaaagtgtagtaaaattataaataaaactggggaaaaaaaaaaaagaaatgtttagggatttccctcatggtccagtggttaagactctgcatttccaatgtggggcacaggtttgatccctggtcatggaactaagatcccataggcTGCTCagtgaaggcaaaaaaaaaaaaaaaaaaagtttaactgtGCTCTTCTATGcgaaattaaaatgcaaaagtacaCAAAATCTTGTGTAAGGTGACAGACAAATTCAAAAAATTGCAACTCTTTATCAGAATAGTTTCTTAAACAATTATAgtataatatttaaaaggaaaaaacattaaaaataagtatagcTTCTTCAATTTGGTAACCAAATcacaatatgaaaaggaatatgttCTGAACTGGACAACtgcaggcaaaaaaatgaaaatgatacacTCTATTAcatcacaaacaaaaataaaatcaacataaagtaaagacaaatataagataTAAAACATTAAGAATCACAAATAAAACATAGGCGGTACTTCTTTGACAAGATCCTAGAAATAATTTGGGTCTgtatctcctcaggcaagggaaataaagtttaaaataaagaaatagaatacaTCTAACTAAAaatttgcacagtgaaggaaaccaccaagaaaacaaaaaggaaacctaCTCATGAGAAGAGATATTTGCAAGTTgtatatctgacaaggggttgttatccaaatatataaataattcaatcaactcaatatgaaaaaataaacaaccttaGTAAAAATTGATGAAGGACCCGTGACATATgattttccaaggaagacacacagatggttaACAGGACCATGAAAAGAGGCTTAACATCATTGATCATCAGATAAATGGAAACCAGAGCTACGATGAGACACTCttcccaccagtcagaatgtctATTGtcaaagagacagaaatcaaCAAGTGATTGTGAGAACTACTTAGGAGCAGGCAATGATACATGAACTTCacaatttcttcttctgggattttcaCGTGAACCGGAATTACAGTGCCTAATATTTGGGCATTTTCTCTTCATGTACTTGATCCTTGTGTTTGAAAACCTGCTTATTGTTTTGGCCACTGTCTTTCATTCTGATCTCCACACATCTATGTAAGTATTCTCCAATCTGTTGTTTTAAGATATGTTTCTCCCTCACCACCATGCCAAAGAAAGTAAAGTCATAACCTATGAAGGCTGCATCAACCAGATATACATTTACCTACACTTTGCAGATTAAAAACACTTCTTCCTGACTGCAATACTCTATGATTGCTTCATGGCCATCTGTTCACCCCTGCACTGCCTGTCACCATGAACATCCAGCTCTCTGGACTGCTGGTTCTGGTCTTGTGATTCATGAGTGCCCTGCATTCCTTCCTACAAAGATTAATAGTGTTTCAGTTGTCCTTCTGTGGAGACTTGGAAATTCCCTGCTTTTTCTGTGAAATCAAATAAGTTGTCCAACTTGACTGTTGTGACACCTCTGTTAATGATATGTTGGTGTACTATTATTGTTCAAGCCCTGGAGTCTATCTTAGTTCTGATCCTACTCACATCTCTCATTCAAATGCAACAGCCTCAGTGATGTACATAATGGTCACATCCCatctgaaccccttcatctacagtctaaTGTTCAAAGACATAAAGAGCGCTATGAAAAtctgctaaaagagtagatcctaaaagttctcatcagaaaaggtaaaacatttttttcttttgtttctgtatctATGCAAgctgatggatgttaactaaacttcttgtgataatcatttcataaaatatatgtcATCATTATGCtgcataccttaaacttatacagtgctgtatgtcaattatattatgataaaactgaaagaacttGAATCACATTATTCAAAATTCCTATTTACTTCACGAGATAACATGCATTTCTTAAGAATAACTGTTTATCAAATGATATATATCAtcccaagtattttttttaaactttttattttttatttatgtatttattggccatgttgggtcttcattgctgtgctcgggctttctctagttgtggccagcgggggctattcttcattgcagcgcatgggcttctcagtgtgttggcttctcctgttgcagagcacgggctctacgcacgtgggctcagtagttgtggttcacgggctccagagctcaggctcagtagttgtggcgcatgggcttagttgctccatggcatgtgggatcttcccagcccagggctcgaacccgtgtcccctgcattggcagacggattcttaaccactgtgctaccagggaaatccctttccCAGGTATTTTTAATCTGTCCTAGTGAAAGAATTGTCACAGGTTATATACTACTATGGAAAAAAACACACTTAATTGCTAAGGCAATTTGCATAATGTTGTGAGACAGGAGAACTGaaactatattttttaacttttgcatACACCATTCCTTTGTAAATTTCTACATTAACTATTCTTGAAAATGGAGTATTTAAATTATAGCTGGTTTTATAGGTTGTTATTCACTTCTGTTCTTCTCATTAGAATCATGTTCTTTTACTCTGCCTTGCCCACAGAGTCTACCCTAGTCACTGGCAAAATGATAATCAACTACAGGTTTCCAAGGGGGGTCTACACAGAAACACAATTTGGAATACATTCACTTAATACGGCATCTGAGTCATGGAACTTCTTAACTAGGATGGACATTGAAACAACACTTTCCATTTACTaagttcattatttcattttcatactcTATATCTATTCATTGAAGTAGGAATTTTAGTGTCCTTGTGAAAGGATCTTATTTTTCTTAGGATGAAGGATTTGATGTTGTGAATATgatgaaaaattatgtataatCACGGTTAAAGTGAGtgaaaaaacttttatttcaaaattatatacagaaaagtttCTTATATGCAGAGAAGAATAAAACTATGTATACCTGACTCTAACACAGGACCACAGCCTTGCTACCCAAACTCTGACTCACAGAACAGGACCTGCAGCATCAAGTACACCTGGTAGCTGTTAGAAATGTAGTCCCTTGGCCCTTTAGAGAGCCGatgaatcagaatttgcatttgaACTATAAACCTTGGTGATTTGCATGCACAGTGAATTTATAGATGTTCTGGTCTAGAATACGGTTTTCCATCAACTTACTGTTGACTTTGAGGAAGGGTAATTATTTGTACTGTGTACTATTCTGTGGCTTACAGGAGATTAGCTGCATCTGTTCGGATATTGCCAAATACGCCGAGGGCAAAATCATCTCTGGCTGAGAATCACTGCCCCAGAGTTCCAGAACTCAGAGGTTTCAAACAGACTCCATCCCTTACTTGGTTATACCTTTAATCAGAACATTAAATCCCTCTGAGTCTCATTTCTACTATGGAGAATGGAGTTCATACAAATATTACCTCATAGAATGCATTGTTTATAACTTACCTTTGACAATCTCTATAATATGCTAAGCAAGTTTATGGGGCATAAAAATACCTAATAGGCCTCttataattacaaatattttataatgcgGGACTAAAACAGCTCTTAACTTCTGATGTAAATAGGAAATTCCTAATTGGCTTGGAAAAAGGATCATGAATCCAAGGAGTAGAATACCCAagcctttatatatttttttcccaaggcTTTATATTAAAGGAGCAAAGTCATCTTGCCTTGGAAGAGGTGAATAGCAATTTTTAGAGATTTCAGTGGTTGTATCCCTAGCACAAATCAAAGCTTTGAAGGCCCATGTGACCTAGGCAAGACAAATCCTCAATACTACACTTGAGAGAAAATTTGAACTCAGAGATATGATGAGGTACTGAGAGGCTTAGAGCTTTGGAAGCAGGGGAGATAAAGGAGAAGGTGTAATAAAAACTGAATTTACCTAACTTTTAATGTAAACTTCTGGGAATAGAGaatcagcaggaaaaaaatctgccCAGACCAGTGTCTCCAAGGGAAATCACGTACTTAGAGATTGTAGTAACAAGAGGAAGACATGCCTAATTAGCTGATGTAAGAAGCTCTAAATATCTCCTGTGCTGCAATCCCTCAGCCTGTGCCACTTTTGGTTGGACAGGACCTGGTTGCTGCTTTTGCCGTCCTACATCTGGCTGGGAGAACAATTCTTGATCTCTTTCTGTTGTCTTGCTTGGGGACAAAACTTTGGTCTGCATTGTCAGTCATTGAGGAAGGAAATTTTACTTCTACAGGGAAACCTTTCTCGAAGAGTTCCCATGCAGGTGAGTCTGAGAGTTTCACAGGCACTGTAGGAGAGGGTCAGAGAGTAAGGAAGCCAAGAACTTGTACCTGAGGTCACCTGAGAACCAGTCCAGCATAGTTCAGAGGCCAGAGATCACTGTGATTGTTTGATGGCTTTCCTAGTAACATATTTATCTATGATGCTGAAAAAGGGAATATTTCACTAAGAAATTGGATTCCCCGTGTTGATGAGTAGGTGATGTTACAAAAGCtcagttagaaaaagaaatgggagaaGGTGATGCTTCCCTTAAAGTAGACAATAAGTCTAAGGGTCTTATCAACTAACAAGAGTAGACAGAGAAAAGCCTAAGGAAAAAGAAGTCTTTTATCACCTCGTATAAATGATATCCAACTTTCgttgtattttgtatatttctcttttcaaattgTTACTTTATACCCTTAGCTTATTTTCCTCTTGGGATATTCAATCTGTAAGGTGTTTCACATTAGAAATATATCACTGTTTGTGTTCTTggaaaaagtatatttttctctatcattttacCTGGACATCAAGGGGATGTCACTGGAGTTGAAATGTTGCCAAATTGAGGAAGATTTTCTTTATCACATTGTATCAGGGGCCATTTGAAGTTATTATTTCCCCCCTAAAGTCCATATGTccatttcatttctctctctctctcgcacaCTTTTTATATATGGAGCAGAATGTGGCCATGCCAAAAAGGAACCCCAAGTTTATTATTCCATAGGAAGCAGATGAACTGGAATTTTGGGGTATCACTTAAACATTCTTTAGGAGAAAGGTAATCTGATCTGATCAGCTTGAATTATAACCACCCATGGCCTAAGAAGGGTGTTTCTGGGTGGGAAATGCATGTTATTTACACAACCCAGGTGAACATGGTGTGTCTCTGTGAATGTGACTTGTGGACTGAGAGCAGTTCTCAAAGCAGAGGCATCTGGACTCATATATTAAGATGATATAATAAGGTGAGAGTTCACTCAACAGATGGTACTAAGAAGGGAATCTGTTTTAATAAACAGGATGCCTTTGCAACAAAATTCATAAAGTGCAGGAACAATATGGAAGGAAGGATTCTCTGTGTACTGAAGTTGTAGCTGTAGCAGGGAGGTCACCTTGTTCCTTAGCATCCGCTGACACCATCTCTAATAACTCCCTGTCTTGCTTATTCCTCTGCCCCACTGGCTTGATATGAACGTATAAAACAAGCATCTTCCTCAGGTCCTTTACAGAGGTCTTTCCCTCTGTCAGGCATCCTGTTCTCCTGATATCATACAGTTTCTTCCTATTTCTTGAAGTCTACGTTCAAATATCACCCTGTTTACTGGCCTTACCTGAACACTCAGCAGAAAACACCACCGTATACCTTTAGaactgtttcattttatttttgaataggaaaaattaacataaagaattattaactgtAACAGGAGATTGGAGTAATGAGGGGGTAACCGATAAGAAGAGAATTGTAAATTAGATAAGAATAAGCAAATATAGGAGCAACCACAACTTCTAGGGCTGATGGAGAGTGCCCAGGGAAGAATTCCTTAAGCCTCTGCACTGGGATCCAGTCCTTGTGGAACACAGCACAGCCAGTGagccagtgaatgaatgaatgaatggcagagAAGTTGCTGGAGAGCTGTGTCAGTAAAACTTGCTGGAAATCTATACTCTAGGGTGCCAGGGGAGCTGTTCACTGGGAGGCTGTCTCACGCGAGGCACCCTTCTACATAAACCACACAGTGtgggtatgtgtgcatgtgtgtggtgggAGCTGGAGGTAGCAGCTGGCTGCTGGGCACGGGAGAAGAGGCTTGTGCTTCAGCTGCTGGGCAGCAGGGCAGCTGTGTGAGCTGCAGGAACCACGCCTTAGAGAACCAGGCACACTGCAGGAGcctgccaaacacacacacacagtcaccagcaAGGAGAATGTCTTCCTCCTATGATGTCTGAATCCTCACCGACAAAGCACACTCACAAggttaggaaaggaaaaatatttaaagaacttagATACATTTTTGTAGAGCAGGCAAGGAAGGGTAAAATTGGATCTGAGAGGCAGTATATCTATAACTGGTAGAGTTGTCTGCTTACACAGTTTATGAAATAGCTCACTTTGCAGATTACAATCCAGTGTTCTTACTTAGCATACTACTTACCAGACTTGCTGTTTATCTTTACTAATGAACTGAGTCTCTGCATCACTAAATAAATATTGTCAGAAGTaaggaaaatgatattttattaaatagaagtggcaataCTAGTATTTGTATAATGCTGCCCACATATGTTTTAGTTGTTTATAGTTAACAGATTAGGAAAAATGTAAAGAAGTACTAAATTATGGACCTAAACTTATGCATTAGTGATCCTAGTCCAGAATTTCAACTGAGTAATGAGGAGAGTCATTACAAACAATCCACACCATCAAGAGTGGTAAAAATGACATCAATTattatctttcctttctctctccttttcttttttctttttctttttttccctcagatctttattggaatataattgctttatactgttgggccagtttctgctgtacaacaaagtgaatcactttgttgattttctctcacttcgtcccagattccgcttcccccccgccccaccagtgtcctcaagtctgttctctgcatctgcattgttattcttgccctgccactggattcataagtaccattttttagatccATATATacatgttagcatatggtatttgtttttctctctctggcttacttacttcgctctgtatgacagactctaggtccatcaccTCActaaaataactgaatttcattactttttatggcagagtaatgttccattgtatatatgggccacatcttctttatccattcatctgttgatgggcatttgggttgcttccatgtcctggctattgtaaatagtgctgcagtgaacattgtggtacatgtttctttatggattatggttttcttagggtacatgcccaggagtgggattcttgggtcataaggtagttctatttttagttttttaaggaactccatattgttttccatagtggctgtaccaatttacattccaccaaaAGTGCAAGAGGGTAGAACTGCATTTTAGTTCTAAATAGCATGTCACCTTCTgacatattatattttaatttgaatatcaCCTTGGATTATCCTAGGGAAATGTGTTTTTCAGCACTCTCTAGCTGTTGCCTACGTGTGCTTAGAATATGATTGACACTCAATATCTCCTCTCAAATGCATGAAAGAATCTATCATTAAAACTACAGAATGTATGACCTCTTTCGAAATATGCTGAAAATGGGGCAAAAATTCTTAGTCAGAGATGAAATGGGGAATACATTGAAGGAGaatttatacattaaatattaatatcaaatacTTGATGATAGTATAGAAATTGCAGTATTTTAGGTATTTGTGTTACACCAGTTTGTATGAAAATAAGTcatgatattttcctttttcctggtaGTCACCTCCATAACATGGAATCAGGGAATAAGacacaaatttcaaaatttcttcttctgggactttcAGAGGAACCAGAAGTGCAGCCCTTGGTATTTGggcttttcctctccatgtacctgatcactgtgtttggaaacctgctcatcatcctggccatCAGTTCAGACTCCCaactccacacacccatgtactttttTCTCTCAAACTTGTCttttgtagacatctgtttcacctccaccaccatcccaaagatgctgtggaACATTCAGACCCAGAGTGAAGTCATAACTTATGCAGGCTGCATCACCCAGATCTATTTTTACATACTCTTTGCAACATTAGATGACATTCTCCTGAgcgtgatggcctatgaccggtttGTAGCCATCTGTcaccccctgcactacacagTCATCATGAATCCCCGGCTCTGTGGACTGCTGGTGCTGATGTCCTGGATAGTGAATGCCATGTATTCCTTGTTACACACTTTAATGGTGTTGAGATTGTCCTTCTGTCCAGATTTGGAAAttccccactttttctgtgaactgtaTCAATTGGTACAACTTGCTAGTTCTGACACCTTTCTTAATAGCATGATGATGTATCTCGCAGCTTTACTGATGGCTGGTGGTCCTTTTGCTGGCATCCTTTACTCTTACTCTAAAATAGTTTCCTGCATATGCAGAATCTCATCAATTCAGGGGAAGTATAAAGCTTTTTCTACCTGTGCATCACATCTCTGTgttgtctccttattttattgtacagtCTTAGGAGTGTACTTTACATCTGCTGTTACccacagctcacactcaagtGCAATAGCCTCGGTGATGTACACTatggtcacacccatgctgaaccccttcatctacagtctgaggaataaagacataaagaGGGCTCTAAGAAAATTCTTTTGGATGGCAGCTACAAGAAACCAGTTGTCCTGGGACTGAAGAAATGTCGGTTATTGCAGGGCTCAGCGCATTAGAGGACAAAATTGTGATTCTCTGATCAGATTGTAGAAATACCACTTGTTCCTTCAATTTAGTGCctagtattttcatttatttaatttcaactGCTTTATACAAGTTAAGTAACTCACTTGACTAAGCTTTCTGTTCTCTGTtatctaagatttttttctttgccatttttctaCTTCCCTATACTGATTTCCAACTTTAagtgaaatatatgaaaattccCACTTAGGACACTTCATGCATTTCTTAAGTATGATTTTTCCTGAAGTAACATATTTTATacagagcaatttttttttcactttactaaaagaaaaatcacaagttgTA is a genomic window of Hippopotamus amphibius kiboko isolate mHipAmp2 chromosome 15, mHipAmp2.hap2, whole genome shotgun sequence containing:
- the LOC130836301 gene encoding olfactory receptor 7A17-like; the encoded protein is MESGNKTQISKFLLLGLSEEPEVQPLVFGLFLSMYLITVFGNLLIILAISSDSQLHTPMYFFLSNLSFVDICFTSTTIPKMLWNIQTQSEVITYAGCITQIYFYILFATLDDILLSVMAYDRFVAICHPLHYTVIMNPRLCGLLVLMSWIVNAMYSLLHTLMVLRLSFCPDLEIPHFFCELYQLVQLASSDTFLNSMMMYLAALLMAGGPFAGILYSYSKIVSCICRISSIQGKYKAFSTCASHLCVVSLFYCTVLGVYFTSAVTHSSHSSAIASVMYTMVTPMLNPFIYSLRNKDIKRALRKFFWMAATRNQLSWD